The window CATTGTCAAATATCCCCAACGCCGTCAAATCTTGCACGTACTGGCGCAACTGTTCGGGCGTTTCATTCGCCACCGCCGGGTTTTGGGGTTGGGGAGAAGGGCTAGGCGCGGGGCTAACCACCGCTTGGGGTTCGCCTTCAAGATATTTCAGGACAAACTCAGTCGGCGCATTCTCGCCCGCTTGAGCCGTTTCCCAAGACACTTTCACCTGTAGATCGTCCCGACGCGCTGCTAGGGTATTGGGTTCTGAGTCTGGGGTCGCTTCTACCAATTGCCAATTATTCGCTTGAAATTGGGCTTGATAAAACTGTTCAATTTGGGCCGCAGAATCAGGGCTTGTCCAACGGGTGAGTTGTCCCGGTTCGCCCTCGGCTAGCGGCGAGACGGTTTGAAGTTGAGCGTTAGGATAGCGGGGAATTTCTGAGGGAAAATCAGCAGGCAACTCTGCCTGAGTAGGGTTGGGCGCAAACAAAGCTGGATTATTTTCTAGCCTGGGGTCTGCTGCTAAGGAACGTTCCGCTGTCTGACCGAGAGGGCTGTTGGCACAGGCGGTCAGGGAGGCGGCTAAACTAGCAACAACTGCGAACAAAACAGGGCGTTTCATGCCAATCAATATTACCGATGGACAATCTTCTCTACCTTAGCTTAGAGGTTGTAGCGATCGCCTCTGAAACCGGAGAAATTGGCACGTTATTCCGCTGGGCGGTTGAGCGTTCTTGAGGGGCGAAGATTGCACAAAGCTCGGTCTGCGAGACTAATTTCTGGTGTCGTTTTTAGATAATCTCCTACCCAGTTACAGCTATATTCCAGGAGGTTCAGCTTGAGAATAGCTTCTAAATTCCAAACAATCGCCGTGCGATCGTAACCGCCAGAGACTAGCGTTTTACCATCCGGGCTAAAGGCGACGGAAAGAACACCGGAAGCATGACCGCTGAGGGTGCTTAATAAAGTCCCCTCCACCGACCAGAGCTTGACCGTATTATCTAATACCCCCACTGCAACCTGCTGGCCGTCTGGACTAAACGCCACCCGCGTTAAACCCATTTTGCTGGCTTCTAAAGTCCGCAGCAGTTGACCTTGGGAATTCCACAGCCGCAACTCCCCCTCCCGTCCGGCGGTGGCAATCTTTTGGTTATCTGGGCTAAAGGCAATTCCCCAAATCTCACTGGTATGTCCTTCTAGAACGATATCGGGCGTTTCAGCGAGGGAGTTGGGTTGCTGCCAGCGCCACAGTTTTGCGGTTCCATCTAGACTCGCGGTGG is drawn from Desertifilum tharense IPPAS B-1220 and contains these coding sequences:
- a CDS encoding S-layer homology domain-containing protein; the protein is MKRPVLFAVVASLAASLTACANSPLGQTAERSLAADPRLENNPALFAPNPTQAELPADFPSEIPRYPNAQLQTVSPLAEGEPGQLTRWTSPDSAAQIEQFYQAQFQANNWQLVEATPDSEPNTLAARRDDLQVKVSWETAQAGENAPTEFVLKYLEGEPQAVVSPAPSPSPQPQNPAVANETPEQLRQYVQDLTALGIFDNETIQPNEMMTRRQYARWLVAANNRFYANSPGRQIRLAATTAEPTFQDVPRSDRDFAIIQGLAEAGLIPSALTGEATAVTFRPDAPLTREQLVLWKVPLDTRQALPTATVEAVEERWGFQDASRINARALRAILADFANGEQSNIRRAFGYTTLFQPQKTVTQAEAAAALWHFGIQGEGLSAADIQSLDRPSVTQAN